The Gaiellales bacterium DNA window AATGTTCAAGCCGGCCTCGCGATCTAAACTCGGCCCTCATGAATTCCGCCGGTCTTCCCCACTCGCTGATCGACGACTTCCGCCGCGACGGCGCCGTCTGCGTGCGCGGCGCGTTCTCGGAGGACGCAGTCGCGCTGGTCGCCGCCGGCATCGAGCGCAACCTGGCCGACCCGAGTCCGCGCGGGATCGTGGCGAGCCGCGACGACGACGCCGGCCGCTTCTTCGAGGACTTCTGCAACTGGAGCCGGATCGGCGAGTACGAGCGGTTCATCCGCGAGTCGGCGGCCGGCGCGATCGCCGGTGAGCTGATGGGCTCGCGGCGGGTGCGGCTGTTCCACGATCACCTGCTGGTCAAGGAGGCGGCGACGGCCCAGCCGACGCCGTGGCACCAGGATCAGCCGTACTACAACGTCGACGGCACCCAGACCTGCAGCATGTGGATGCCGGTCGATCCGGTGCCGCGGGAGGCGACGCTCGAGTTCGTGGCGGGCTCGCACCTGGGGCCGTGGCTGATGCCGCGCTCGTTCATGGACGACCAGGCCCGCTGGTTCCCGGAGGGCAGCCTCGAGGAGCTGCCGGAGATCGACCGGGCGACCGCGCCGATCGTGGGCTGGGCGCTCGAGCCGGGCGATGCGGTGTTCTTCCACATGCTCACGTTGCACGCCGCCGGCGGCTCGCGAACGCGACGGCGGGCCTTCTCGGTGCGCTTCCTCGGCGACGATGTCGTGCACGCGCCGCGGGCATGGAAGACCTCGCCACCGTTCCCCGGACTCGAGGACGAGCTGCCCGCCGGAGCGGCCATGGAGCACCCGCTTTTCCCCGTCGTGTGGGAGGCGTCACCGGCTCCGACACAGGCGGCTTGACGTTCGCTCGCCGACGGGCATAGGATCAGCGTGTGCCTGGGCCGGGACGCCGGCTGGGTCACGGCACAGC harbors:
- a CDS encoding phytanoyl-CoA dioxygenase family protein, which codes for MNSAGLPHSLIDDFRRDGAVCVRGAFSEDAVALVAAGIERNLADPSPRGIVASRDDDAGRFFEDFCNWSRIGEYERFIRESAAGAIAGELMGSRRVRLFHDHLLVKEAATAQPTPWHQDQPYYNVDGTQTCSMWMPVDPVPREATLEFVAGSHLGPWLMPRSFMDDQARWFPEGSLEELPEIDRATAPIVGWALEPGDAVFFHMLTLHAAGGSRTRRRAFSVRFLGDDVVHAPRAWKTSPPFPGLEDELPAGAAMEHPLFPVVWEASPAPTQAA